A stretch of the Bacillus sp. B-jedd genome encodes the following:
- a CDS encoding dihydrodipicolinate synthase family protein — MLKEAVKKKLHSGTVIPAHPLALTEDRQLDEAGQRALTRYYIDAGVGGIAVGVHTTQFEIRDPEFNLYKKVLSLAIEETKRANVPEDFIKVAGICGPTEQAVEEAKFCEELGYDLGLLSMGGLNDMSEEEILDRAEKVAEVIPLFGFYLQPAVGGRIFSYDFWLRFASIPNVHAIKIAPFDRYCTIDVVRAVCHSPRNEEIALYTGNDDNIINDLVTAYRFKVDGNMVEKRIVGGLLGHWSVWTKKVVETFKELKKLKDGESVPDEILTLGQEITDANAAIFDSRHSFKGSIAGINEILARQGLLKGNWCLLDRETLSSGQAEELDRIYASYPHLNDDDYVKANLEKWFAN, encoded by the coding sequence ATGCTGAAGGAAGCTGTAAAGAAAAAGCTCCACTCCGGTACCGTGATCCCGGCCCATCCGCTTGCGCTGACAGAAGACAGGCAGCTTGACGAAGCGGGCCAGCGCGCCTTGACGCGCTATTACATTGATGCCGGGGTTGGCGGGATTGCGGTTGGTGTCCATACGACCCAATTTGAAATTCGCGACCCTGAATTCAATCTTTATAAAAAGGTGCTTTCCCTTGCAATTGAGGAAACGAAACGGGCGAATGTTCCTGAAGATTTCATTAAAGTGGCGGGGATTTGCGGGCCGACTGAGCAGGCAGTCGAAGAAGCGAAATTCTGCGAGGAGCTTGGGTATGACCTTGGACTTTTAAGCATGGGCGGACTGAATGACATGTCCGAGGAGGAGATTCTTGACCGCGCTGAAAAAGTGGCGGAAGTCATCCCTTTATTCGGATTCTATTTACAGCCAGCGGTGGGCGGAAGGATTTTCTCTTATGACTTCTGGCTGCGCTTTGCTTCCATCCCGAATGTCCATGCAATCAAAATCGCCCCGTTTGACCGATATTGTACGATTGATGTCGTCCGCGCGGTTTGCCACTCGCCACGCAATGAAGAAATTGCGCTATACACTGGGAATGACGATAACATCATCAACGATTTAGTTACAGCGTACCGATTCAAAGTTGATGGTAATATGGTGGAAAAGCGAATCGTAGGCGGCTTGCTCGGCCATTGGTCAGTTTGGACGAAAAAAGTGGTCGAGACGTTTAAGGAACTGAAAAAGCTGAAGGATGGTGAGTCGGTTCCCGATGAAATCCTTACGCTTGGCCAGGAGATTACCGATGCCAACGCGGCTATTTTCGACTCCCGCCATTCCTTTAAAGGTAGCATTGCCGGAATCAATGAGATACTTGCAAGGCAGGGGTTACTGAAGGGCAACTGGTGTCTGCTTGACCGGGAAACACTTAGTTCGGGCCAGGCAGAGGAACTTGACCGGATCTACGCCAGCTACCCGCACCTCAATGACGACGATTACGTCAAAGCCAACCTTGAAAAATGGTTTGCCAATTAA